In Vanessa atalanta chromosome 17, ilVanAtal1.2, whole genome shotgun sequence, one DNA window encodes the following:
- the LOC125070406 gene encoding bis(5'-nucleosyl)-tetraphosphatase [asymmetrical] isoform X2, translating to MSPTRAAGLVIYKKSNQIINFLLLQTSYGEHHWTPPKGHVDPGESDWITALRETKEEAGLSENELEIYKDISKTLNYQVKGKPKAVVYWLAQVKDPDQNVILSNEHQDFKWLPLEQAQEISGFQDMKNLLAEFHEKALKIV from the exons ATGTCACCAACGAGAGCAGCCggtttagtaatatataaaaaaagtaatcaaataataaattttcttttacttcAAACTTCATATGGAGAACATCACTGGACTCCTccaaaag GCCATGTTGATCCTGGAGAATCTGACTGGATTACTGCATTAAGAGAGACCAAAGAAGAGGCAGGCCTATCAGAAAATGAATTGGAG ATATACAAAGACATTTCTAAAACCCTAAATTATCAAGTCAAAGGTAAACCAAAAGCCGTTGTGTATTGGTTAGCCCAAGTAAAAGACCCTGATCAGAATGTGATTCTGTCTAATGAGCACCAGGATTTCAAATGGCTTCCTTTAGAACAAGCTCAGGAAATATCAGGGTTTCAAGATATGAAGAATCTGCTTGCTGAGTTTCATGAAAAGGCTCTtaaaattgtgtaa
- the LOC125070406 gene encoding bis(5'-nucleosyl)-tetraphosphatase [asymmetrical] isoform X1 has translation MSELNKNSKLKMSPTRAAGLVIYKKSNQIINFLLLQTSYGEHHWTPPKGHVDPGESDWITALRETKEEAGLSENELEIYKDISKTLNYQVKGKPKAVVYWLAQVKDPDQNVILSNEHQDFKWLPLEQAQEISGFQDMKNLLAEFHEKALKIV, from the exons ATGTCAGAACTAAAc aaaaacagTAAGTTAAAAATGTCACCAACGAGAGCAGCCggtttagtaatatataaaaaaagtaatcaaataataaattttcttttacttcAAACTTCATATGGAGAACATCACTGGACTCCTccaaaag GCCATGTTGATCCTGGAGAATCTGACTGGATTACTGCATTAAGAGAGACCAAAGAAGAGGCAGGCCTATCAGAAAATGAATTGGAG ATATACAAAGACATTTCTAAAACCCTAAATTATCAAGTCAAAGGTAAACCAAAAGCCGTTGTGTATTGGTTAGCCCAAGTAAAAGACCCTGATCAGAATGTGATTCTGTCTAATGAGCACCAGGATTTCAAATGGCTTCCTTTAGAACAAGCTCAGGAAATATCAGGGTTTCAAGATATGAAGAATCTGCTTGCTGAGTTTCATGAAAAGGCTCTtaaaattgtgtaa